AAATGGGAAAATCTGCATCTTTTAAACAGATGGCTCGGCAAATAGATATCTGATTAAGGGAGAAACCACTGCTATGCTTAAACTGTTACCCAGCAATGCGTACCTGcagcaaaagaaacaaaattatttcACATATTGGCCCAATAGAGTCTTCTTCTACAATGAGATGTTCAGAGGTAGTAACTGATTCTTCATAAATAGAAGAATCAGAAGAGTAAAATAAGGCAACAATTAAATTCGTGAATTGCGTACCGTTGTCTAAGGCTTACGTGCTGTGGAAAGTGAAAGTCTTCCGGAAATGAATGTAGATTGGCAACCTAATTATTGTGTGGGTGGTGTTTTGagaggagggggagggggggatcTCTCACAATTAGCAAAAATGAAATTGGAAAATGTAAACAACCAAAAGAAAAGTGAAACAAACACACAGACACACATAGCATAATGCACATACCTCCCTAGGAGTAAAAAATCTAAGGCATTGCTCTTTCAGCGGAGATGATTTACCTTTCTTCTTTGGCTGCATGTTCACCAATTTATATAAGTCATGGCTACGGAAAAACCATAacaaaatactattaaaaagcTCTCAGTAAAACAAGAGGATAAAATCAAGAGGTGTGAATTTTCTTGCCCAAACTAGATATAATAAGGTGTAACATAATCATTCAGAGCCCTGTAATATATACCAGAATATGACATAAAGTAGCTAATTTGATCCAAACAGTCATTTTATTGAAAGTAAGTTTTGACCTGGCAAGTGTTTAGAATACTATTGAAAGCATTTTTCTTACGCAATCTCCTATTAGCTCTATTTGTGGTCCCAACTCCAAGTGCGTGGTTATGTACTTATGTACCTACCCACAACATTCAATAAAACCCTACCTGGACAGTAGCCAAAAGAGAGCCAGTCCCTTTCACATATCGATAGTAACTTTTGGTAAAACAACAGCAACGCTTTGAATCAAGATAGACAATATCTGAAGTCTTTTTAAGGATATAGTTAGacaaagagggagagagaacaAGATTTGGTTTATGAATAATGACATAAAAAATAGAAGGTGTCAATAATGACTACGAAAAGAAATTAAGGATACCCATAACACTTCCCCACCGCTCTATCAAGCTCAGTGGAACAAGGTACTGGTCTAAAGAGCTACGATCATGTCCATTCACATTATCATTTTTCTCTAGGGATCCATAAGCATCTGTAGGAACATTGGCGCTGTCCAAGAAACCAGATTTGGTACCTGTTTGATCACCGTGATTCTTGAATTCAAGAAATTTCTCCACTGGCTCGCAGGACTGCAGCACTTTGTCCCAGCTCTCCTCTGATTGATCATGTTCATTGGCCACTGTGTTATCATCATGCCCAAACAGTGGGCTTGGAGACAAAAGCAGCCTGTTATTGAGAAGTTGATTTTGGAAAGATGAAGGTCTTCTTTTTGCCTATAAAGTAAAGAAGATCGATTATGCAGCTATATTAAGAATCTTGGGAAGATGAAAAAACAAACGGATCCAAAATCCTGGATAACTAAAAATCTTCTACAATATGTTTTTCAACAAACTTATCCATAAACATGGTTAGTCAACCATGAAGTGGGAAACAGGAGCTTCAATAGTCACATTGAATATTGATAAAGATATCAATCATACCATGACCAGTCTTCAATACCTTTACAATATAAGTGGAAAGGTGCTTCTTACTTGGCTTTTAagcaagaattttttat
This genomic window from Carya illinoinensis cultivar Pawnee chromosome 7, C.illinoinensisPawnee_v1, whole genome shotgun sequence contains:
- the LOC122317087 gene encoding tRNA (cytosine(38)-C(5))-methyltransferase 2 isoform X2; the protein is MAEGSLKQVDKPWRVLEFYSGIGGLRYSLMKSGVNAKVVDAFDINDKANDVYELNFGHRPRQGNIQSLTAADLDGYGAHAWLLSPPCQPYTRQGLQKDSGDARAFSFLKILELIPHTSKPPNMLLVENVVGFEEFILSPLQFGVPYSRPRYFCLAKRRPSSFQNQLLNNRLLLSPSPLFGHDDNTVANEHDQSEESWDKVLQSCEPVEKFLEFKNHGDQTGTKSGFLDSANVPTDAYGSLEKNDNVNGHDRSSLDQYLVPLSLIERWGSVMDIVYLDSKRCCCFTKSYYRYVKGTGSLLATVQPKKKGKSSPLKEQCLRFFTPREVANLHSFPEDFHFPQHVSLRQRYALLGNSLSIAVVSPLIRYLFAEPSV
- the LOC122317087 gene encoding tRNA (cytosine(38)-C(5))-methyltransferase 2 isoform X1, producing the protein MAEGSLKQVDKPWRVLEFYSGIGGLRYSLMKSGVNAKVVDAFDINDKANDVYELNFGHRPRQGNIQSLTAADLDGYGAHAWLLSPPCQPYTRQGLQKDSGDARAFSFLKILELIPHTSKPPNMLLVENVVGFETSNTHTKMIDILAKTNFVVQEFILSPLQFGVPYSRPRYFCLAKRRPSSFQNQLLNNRLLLSPSPLFGHDDNTVANEHDQSEESWDKVLQSCEPVEKFLEFKNHGDQTGTKSGFLDSANVPTDAYGSLEKNDNVNGHDRSSLDQYLVPLSLIERWGSVMDIVYLDSKRCCCFTKSYYRYVKGTGSLLATVQPKKKGKSSPLKEQCLRFFTPREVANLHSFPEDFHFPQHVSLRQRYALLGNSLSIAVVSPLIRYLFAEPSV